In Musa acuminata AAA Group cultivar baxijiao chromosome BXJ2-10, Cavendish_Baxijiao_AAA, whole genome shotgun sequence, a genomic segment contains:
- the LOC135586175 gene encoding pheophytinase, chloroplastic-like isoform X2 — MTAAESAQHVRGVVLLNSAGQFENPSEQPKNNEEETVLQKFVFNTLKEFIQRIILGFLFWQAKQPARVEKVLKSVYINASNVDNYLVESITKPAEDPNAGEVYYRLMTRFMSNQSKYTLNSVLSKLSCPLLLIWGDLDPWVGPAKAARIKEFYPNTTVVNLQAGHCPHDEVPELVNEALLNWLSSL, encoded by the exons ATGACAGCAGCTGAATCAGCTCAGCATGTTCGTGGAGTTGTTTTACTAAATTCAGCTGGACAATTTGAAAATCCAAGTGAACAGCCCAAGAACAATGAAGAAGAGACGGTGTTACAGAAGTTTGTGTTCAACACACTGAAGGAATTCATCCAAAGAATAATCTTGGGGTTCCTATTCTGGCAAGCAAAGCAACCTGCTCGTGTTGAAAAAGTCCTGAAAAGT GTGTATATAAATGCCTCCAACGTGGACAATTATCTCGTGGAATCGATAACTAAACCGGCGGAGGATCCAAATGCTGGAGAAGTTTATTACAG ATTGATGACGAGATTTATGTCAAACCAAAGCAAGTACACGCTCAACAGCGTCCTTAGCAAACTCTCATGCCCATTGTTGCTGATATGGGGTGACTTAGACCCTTGGGTTGGGCCTGCCAAGGCAGCTAGAATCAAAGAGTTCTATCCAAACACCACCGTCGTCAATTTGCAGGCTGGGCATTGTCCGCATGATGAAGTCCCTGAGCTCGTGAATGAAGCTCTACTCAATTGGCTATCCTCATTATAA